In Candidatus Nitrosotenuis uzonensis, one DNA window encodes the following:
- a CDS encoding radical SAM protein, with product MEIMGRGLKQILQESPCYFHIFSKFLAYRLFGKKSPLYGSADIINVCNLHCTHCYWWLNRKENEEMTLEEWKEVIDNKFKRQHVFIITLVGGEPTLRPDVVELFIKEFPKRVCLVTNGTKPLKKYNDIYFYWISIDGTQEIHDKIRGHGAYSATRKNVMDYVQKNGSKAYKDIWITMTINSLNYHTVSDVIKEWRQYSNKIGFQFHTPFAKGDPLWMPFGPERTQVIDSIISMKNKYPDYIINPTKQLELMKKNWGGHGTTPIDCPTWAILSVDHMGREKRPCCIGSAEKDSMKPICEDCGLGCYSVLVGYGFRG from the coding sequence ATGGAAATAATGGGTCGCGGCCTTAAGCAAATTCTTCAAGAATCTCCTTGCTATTTTCATATATTTTCCAAATTTTTGGCGTATAGACTATTTGGCAAAAAAAGCCCACTTTATGGCTCTGCTGATATAATCAATGTCTGCAACCTCCATTGCACACATTGCTATTGGTGGCTAAACAGAAAGGAAAACGAAGAGATGACTTTAGAGGAATGGAAAGAGGTGATCGATAACAAATTCAAAAGACAACACGTGTTTATCATAACGTTAGTTGGCGGCGAGCCAACATTGCGACCCGACGTCGTAGAACTATTCATAAAGGAATTTCCAAAGCGGGTGTGCCTTGTAACAAATGGAACAAAACCGCTAAAAAAATACAATGACATCTACTTTTATTGGATATCAATTGACGGGACACAAGAAATACACGATAAAATACGCGGACACGGTGCATATTCTGCAACAAGGAAAAACGTAATGGACTATGTACAAAAAAACGGCAGTAAAGCATACAAGGACATCTGGATTACAATGACCATTAACTCACTAAACTATCATACTGTAAGTGACGTAATAAAAGAATGGCGTCAGTATTCTAACAAAATAGGATTCCAATTCCACACTCCTTTTGCCAAAGGTGATCCACTATGGATGCCGTTTGGTCCAGAACGTACGCAAGTCATAGACAGTATAATATCTATGAAGAACAAATATCCGGATTACATTATAAATCCGACAAAGCAGCTCGAGTTAATGAAGAAAAATTGGGGAGGGCACGGAACAACACCCATTGACTGCCCAACTTGGGCAATACTGTCCGTGGATCACATGGGAAGAGAAAAGCGCCCATGCTGCATTGGTAGTGCAGAAAAAGATTCGATGAAACCTATATGCGAGGACTGTGGCCTTGGATGCTATTCGGTTCTTGTAGGTTATGGATTCAGAGGCTAA
- a CDS encoding CxxC-x17-CxxC domain-containing protein has product MYPCTCSDCGKQAEVPFEPKEGRPVYCRECLPKHRTQRRF; this is encoded by the coding sequence ATGTACCCATGTACTTGCTCAGACTGTGGCAAACAAGCAGAGGTACCTTTTGAACCAAAGGAAGGAAGGCCAGTTTACTGTCGCGAATGTTTGCCAAAACACAGAACACAAAGAAGATTTTAG
- a CDS encoding IS5 family transposase, whose translation MSAIPDFTVIRVNRLDIKQKPIKSKHNIVLAIDSTGIKLTNRGEWLTQKWQKKRKGFLKIHVGVDIETKQILAVKVTDEHSHDSKHLKYLVQESAKHGTIIKTLCDGAFDSRESFSYLDGRNIIPAIKVRRNSVPKSKGCYLRKIAVMEQLADYSKWASSVSYGSRWIVESVFSSMKRMFGE comes from the coding sequence GTGTCTGCAATTCCGGATTTTACCGTCATCCGAGTCAACAGGCTTGACATCAAACAAAAACCAATCAAATCAAAACACAACATCGTTTTGGCAATCGATTCTACAGGCATCAAGCTAACAAATCGGGGTGAGTGGCTGACACAAAAATGGCAAAAGAAAAGGAAGGGATTTTTGAAAATACATGTAGGCGTCGATATAGAGACAAAACAAATCCTGGCAGTAAAGGTAACAGATGAGCATTCACATGACTCAAAACACCTCAAATATCTGGTACAAGAGTCTGCCAAACACGGAACAATAATCAAGACATTGTGTGATGGTGCCTTTGATTCCAGGGAGTCATTCTCCTATCTGGATGGGAGAAACATCATCCCTGCAATCAAGGTGAGGAGAAATTCCGTGCCAAAATCAAAAGGATGCTACCTGCGAAAGATTGCTGTAATGGAACAGCTGGCAGATTATTCCAAATGGGCATCTAGCGTAAGCTATGGTTCTAGATGGATTGTAGAATCTGTGTTCTCCAGTATGAAAAGAATGTTTGGTGAGTAG
- a CDS encoding aldo/keto reductase, with protein sequence MATTIEMHKLADNLQICRILNGMWQVSGSHGSINMMTALNEMIKYHDCGFTSWDMADIYGPAEMLFGRFNDVLASRNDVETTKLTGLTKFVPHPVTMTKRLVENAVRRSLQRMHVSILDLIQFHWWDYQNSSYLDALRHLDDLKHAGLLRHLGLTNFDTQRMQEISDAGLRFVSNQVQYSILDQRPAVQMEQFCKKNKVGLLAYGTLAGGFFSEKYLGRPEPSWSDLNTASLQKYKHIIDVWGGWDLFQQLLRTLSIIAKKHGVSIANVATRYILDKPHVSGVIIGARLGISEHITDNAKTFDFQLNPDDQAQIDEFSALSNNLFDLIGDCGDEYRN encoded by the coding sequence ATGGCTACAACAATTGAAATGCATAAACTAGCTGATAATCTGCAAATTTGTAGGATATTAAATGGAATGTGGCAAGTCTCCGGCTCTCATGGCAGTATAAACATGATGACTGCGTTAAACGAGATGATCAAATACCATGATTGCGGCTTTACAAGCTGGGACATGGCTGATATCTATGGTCCTGCTGAAATGCTTTTTGGTAGATTCAATGATGTGCTAGCATCAAGAAACGATGTCGAGACTACAAAATTAACTGGACTGACAAAATTTGTCCCCCATCCAGTTACAATGACAAAACGTCTTGTTGAGAACGCAGTTAGACGATCTCTGCAAAGAATGCATGTTTCCATACTGGATCTGATCCAGTTTCATTGGTGGGATTATCAGAATTCTAGCTATCTTGACGCTCTAAGACATCTTGACGATCTAAAGCATGCTGGACTTTTACGCCATTTGGGGCTGACCAATTTTGATACCCAAAGAATGCAGGAGATATCTGATGCAGGACTCAGATTTGTCTCAAATCAAGTCCAGTATTCAATACTTGACCAAAGACCTGCGGTCCAAATGGAACAGTTTTGTAAGAAAAACAAGGTCGGTCTTTTAGCCTATGGTACATTGGCAGGAGGATTTTTCTCAGAAAAATATCTTGGAAGGCCAGAGCCATCATGGTCTGATCTGAACACGGCGTCCCTTCAAAAATACAAACACATTATTGATGTTTGGGGAGGCTGGGACTTATTCCAACAGTTGTTAAGAACGTTGTCTATAATAGCGAAAAAACACGGTGTAAGCATAGCAAACGTTGCAACAAGGTACATTCTTGATAAGCCTCATGTATCTGGTGTGATAATAGGAGCAAGACTTGGCATTTCAGAACATATTACTGATAATGCAAAAACATTTGATTTTCAGCTTAATCCTGATGACCAGGCACAAATAGATGAATTTTCAGCACTGTCAAATAATTTGTTTGATCTAATAGGAGACTGTGGTGATGAGTATCGAAATTAA
- a CDS encoding PQQ-dependent sugar dehydrogenase, which yields MFAKYIVLSALLLTLLTYTQNVLAQEFPQHGLRVETITDNLTIPWAIAFSPDGRIFVTERTGTLRVIENGSLQSDPALKLNVGRAEGGLLGLTLDPNFEQNHHLYLYYTYSEFLSTYNRVSRFTESNNKVADEFILIDKIPGAPIHDGGRIKFGPDGKLYITTGDAAIASLAQDPNSLAGKILRINPDGTIPDDNPFENSPVYSYGHRNPQGLDWDPKTGMLVATEHGPSGERGFAHDEINIIHPGKNYGWPEVIGNEHDSRYVNPLFHTGNVAWAPSGAAFYDDDKIPALKGKFLVANLRSVHLHAFEIDAMHGKILSEQSLFSGTFGRLRDVHVGNDGFIYLLTSNKDGRGSPAPNDDKILKILPMMPTLPPLKQMREGMAVECSDGFELVIKASNGNPACVKPATKLKLMERGWAH from the coding sequence TTGTTCGCTAAATACATAGTACTCTCCGCACTACTATTGACTCTTCTGACATACACTCAGAATGTCCTAGCACAGGAATTTCCACAACATGGCCTAAGAGTGGAAACCATTACAGATAATCTGACAATTCCTTGGGCAATTGCGTTTTCTCCTGATGGAAGAATATTTGTGACTGAAAGAACTGGAACATTGCGCGTAATCGAGAATGGCTCCTTACAAAGCGATCCAGCTTTGAAGCTAAATGTAGGAAGAGCTGAGGGCGGCCTGCTAGGACTAACCTTAGATCCAAATTTTGAACAAAATCATCACTTGTATCTGTACTATACGTATTCCGAATTTTTATCAACGTATAATCGGGTTTCAAGATTTACAGAGTCAAATAACAAAGTTGCTGACGAGTTTATACTAATTGACAAAATTCCCGGGGCTCCCATTCATGACGGAGGAAGAATAAAGTTTGGTCCTGATGGCAAGCTTTACATAACTACGGGAGATGCTGCTATCGCATCACTTGCCCAAGATCCAAACTCACTTGCTGGGAAAATACTGAGAATAAATCCTGATGGCACCATACCAGATGACAACCCGTTTGAAAATTCACCGGTATATTCATATGGGCACAGAAATCCGCAAGGCCTTGATTGGGATCCTAAGACGGGCATGTTGGTTGCAACTGAGCACGGCCCATCCGGAGAGCGTGGGTTTGCACACGATGAGATCAACATAATTCATCCCGGTAAAAATTACGGCTGGCCGGAAGTCATTGGCAATGAGCATGACTCTAGATATGTAAACCCGTTATTTCATACTGGAAATGTAGCATGGGCTCCATCAGGGGCAGCCTTTTATGATGATGACAAGATACCTGCTCTGAAAGGAAAGTTCCTTGTGGCAAACCTACGAAGTGTGCATCTGCACGCCTTTGAAATTGACGCAATGCACGGTAAAATTCTTTCAGAACAGTCTTTATTTTCAGGAACTTTTGGCAGGCTTCGCGATGTCCACGTTGGTAATGATGGCTTCATCTATTTGCTTACCAGTAACAAGGACGGTCGTGGCTCCCCTGCACCAAATGATGATAAAATCCTGAAAATACTGCCTATGATGCCAACACTACCTCCACTAAAACAGATGCGAGAAGGAATGGCTGTAGAATGCAGCGACGGCTTTGAACTTGTAATTAAGGCATCCAATGGCAATCCAGCATGTGTAAAACCTGCAACAAAGCTTAAACTCATGGAGAGGGGTTGGGCACACTGA
- a CDS encoding DUF4367 domain-containing protein, whose protein sequence is MNKKTIGIISSGLAATTLIVFFVAYGLELPQEQSQKENGLVPSDVPFLSIAPKIPVSTQEEAATKTSQKVSFPTYLPTGYKIQRASVAEDIKSTIIMASSQPITPETTIGEFTFKQKGITIYMEPLGDTFNEKEWTNLWIEDNTGRQITVNGFNGVISDAKQIKRFDETIDEPARLVLFKDGLMISLKAMLPSEELVKIAESL, encoded by the coding sequence ATGAATAAAAAAACTATAGGAATAATCTCATCAGGTCTTGCTGCGACAACACTAATTGTGTTTTTCGTAGCTTATGGACTTGAACTACCTCAAGAACAATCACAAAAAGAGAATGGACTAGTTCCATCCGATGTGCCATTTTTGAGCATAGCTCCAAAAATACCAGTAAGTACGCAAGAGGAAGCAGCCACAAAAACATCACAAAAAGTAAGCTTTCCAACATACCTACCTACTGGTTACAAAATCCAGAGAGCTAGTGTTGCCGAAGATATAAAATCAACCATAATCATGGCTTCTTCTCAACCTATCACTCCAGAAACAACAATAGGTGAATTCACCTTTAAACAAAAAGGAATCACTATCTACATGGAGCCTCTTGGAGATACTTTCAATGAGAAAGAATGGACTAATCTCTGGATTGAAGACAATACTGGTAGGCAAATAACCGTCAATGGCTTCAATGGTGTAATAAGCGATGCAAAACAAATCAAGCGATTTGATGAAACAATAGATGAACCTGCACGATTAGTACTGTTCAAGGATGGCTTGATGATATCGCTAAAAGCGATGTTACCTTCCGAAGAACTAGTAAAAATTGCAGAGTCATTATGA